One Streptomyces sp. NBC_00223 genomic window carries:
- a CDS encoding MFS transporter: MAFVDDRDEQRTDPGDDQRISDGTGHAGGDGLLGRRYRALTFGVVSVVLLIAFEATAVGTAMPVAARELDGLGLYAFAFSGFFTTSLLAMVVSGQWCDRGGPLAPLATGIAGFAAGLVVSGTAATMGVFVLGRAVQGLGGGLVIVALYVIVGRAYPERLRPSVMAAFSASWVVPSIVGPLVAGTVTEQLGWRWVFLAIPVLVALPLAVMLPALRRTAQEPEGREGGGRRTMDGRRIWFAAALAGGAALLQYAGQDLRPLSALPAVAGAALLVPAALRLLPRGTFRAARGLPTVILMRGIAAGSFIAAESFIPLMLVTQRGLSPTIAGLSLAGGGLTWALGSYIQARPGLEPVRERLVQIGLLLSATAIAAVPLALDHAVPVWIVAVAWCVGGMGMGLAISTLGVLLLRLSPPRDAGANSAALQVSDALSNVLLVAAVGTAFVALGGGSVTPSASTVAHPAAFAAVFLPAAAIALAGAAISPRLRPKRAS, encoded by the coding sequence GTGGCTTTTGTGGACGATCGAGATGAGCAGCGGACCGATCCGGGGGATGACCAGCGGATATCCGACGGCACCGGGCATGCCGGGGGCGACGGCCTGCTGGGACGGCGCTATCGCGCGCTGACGTTCGGGGTCGTCTCCGTCGTGCTGCTGATCGCCTTCGAGGCGACGGCGGTCGGCACCGCGATGCCGGTCGCCGCGCGGGAGCTGGACGGGCTCGGGCTGTACGCGTTCGCGTTCTCCGGCTTCTTCACGACCTCGCTGCTGGCGATGGTGGTCAGCGGGCAGTGGTGCGACCGCGGCGGGCCGCTGGCGCCGCTGGCCACCGGTATCGCCGGGTTCGCCGCCGGTCTCGTGGTGAGCGGCACGGCGGCCACGATGGGGGTGTTCGTGCTGGGGCGGGCCGTACAGGGCCTGGGCGGCGGCCTGGTGATCGTCGCGCTGTACGTGATCGTCGGGCGGGCGTATCCGGAGCGGCTGCGGCCCTCGGTGATGGCGGCGTTCTCCGCGTCGTGGGTGGTGCCGTCGATCGTCGGGCCGCTGGTGGCGGGCACGGTCACCGAACAGCTCGGCTGGCGGTGGGTGTTCCTGGCGATCCCCGTGCTCGTGGCGCTGCCGCTGGCGGTGATGCTGCCCGCGCTGCGGCGTACGGCCCAGGAGCCGGAGGGCCGTGAGGGCGGCGGGCGGCGGACGATGGACGGGCGGCGGATCTGGTTCGCGGCCGCGCTGGCGGGCGGGGCGGCGCTGCTCCAGTACGCCGGGCAGGACCTGCGGCCGCTCTCGGCGCTGCCCGCCGTGGCGGGCGCCGCGCTGCTGGTGCCGGCCGCGCTGCGGCTGCTGCCCCGGGGGACCTTCCGCGCGGCCCGGGGGCTGCCCACGGTGATCCTGATGCGGGGGATCGCGGCGGGGTCGTTCATCGCGGCGGAGAGCTTCATCCCGCTGATGCTGGTCACCCAGCGGGGGCTGTCGCCGACCATCGCCGGGCTGTCGCTCGCGGGCGGCGGGCTGACCTGGGCGCTGGGGTCGTACATACAGGCGCGCCCGGGGCTGGAGCCGGTGCGCGAACGGCTGGTGCAGATCGGGTTGCTGCTGTCGGCCACGGCGATCGCGGCGGTGCCGCTGGCGCTCGACCACGCGGTGCCGGTGTGGATCGTGGCGGTGGCGTGGTGCGTCGGCGGGATGGGGATGGGGCTGGCGATCTCCACGCTGGGCGTGCTGCTGCTCAGGCTCTCCCCGCCGCGGGACGCGGGCGCGAACTCCGCGGCGCTCCAGGTCTCCGACGCGCTGTCCAATGTGCTGCTGGTGGCCGCGGTCGGTACGGCGTTCGTGGCGCTCGGCGGCGGCTCGGTGACGCCCTCCGCGTCGACGGTCGCGCACCCGGCGGCGTTCGCCGCGGTCTTCCTCCCGGCGGCGGCCATCGCCCTGGCCGGCGCCGCGATCTCCCCCCGCCTCCGCCCCAAGCGGGCGTCGTAG